The sequence CTACCGAAATCGGTGTGCCTGTTCCGCTGCCAGCCATCAGCTTACGACCTCCTGATCGGGATCATCGAACGTGTACCCAGCCTTCTGTCGCCAGATGTAGTACGTGCCCGCCGAAAGGTAGAACGTCACCTGCCCGCTCTCGTTCGTCGTGTCATAGGCCACGATGTTCACGCCCGCTGAATCCGTAGTCGCCCAAACAGCCACCCCGGCAATCGGCAGGCCGGTCACTGAATCCGTCACCGTGTACGTCCAGCCCG is a genomic window of Phycisphaerae bacterium containing:
- a CDS encoding carboxypeptidase regulatory-like domain-containing protein, with translation GWTYTVTDSVTGLPIAGVAVWATTDSAGVNIVAYDTTNESGQVTFYLSAGTYYIWRQKAGYTFDDPDQEVVS